The Proteobacteria bacterium CG1_02_64_396 genome contains a region encoding:
- a CDS encoding deoxyribonuclease IV has product MTIGAHVSTSGGVDNAPQRGADIGAAGMQLFTRNQKSWTTKPLEPEEIARFKADRARLGIRTVMSHDSYLINLANPEEDKRAKSIAAFEDEMLRCHQLGIELLNFHPGSHLKMGTEAGIETLATALNGICARHPECRDVKLVLENVAGQGTNIGRTLEELKAIIDRLNEPERFAVCIDTCHTFAAGYDIKSQEGWERFWSDFERILGLSRLAAFHVNDCKSDFASRVDRHACLGRGTLGAEPFRRLVTDPRTRHIPMFLETPTNPEGYAKEIAWLKTMAASGEIPPLPELEEGRDGL; this is encoded by the coding sequence ATGACCATCGGCGCCCACGTCTCCACCTCGGGCGGAGTCGACAACGCCCCGCAGCGGGGAGCCGACATCGGCGCCGCCGGGATGCAGCTGTTCACCCGCAATCAAAAATCGTGGACCACCAAGCCGCTGGAGCCCGAAGAGATCGCCCGCTTCAAAGCCGACCGGGCGCGGTTGGGGATCCGCACGGTGATGAGCCACGACAGCTACCTCATCAATCTGGCCAATCCTGAAGAGGACAAACGGGCCAAGTCGATTGCCGCCTTTGAAGACGAGATGCTCCGCTGCCACCAACTGGGGATCGAGCTGCTCAACTTTCACCCCGGCAGCCACCTCAAGATGGGGACCGAGGCGGGGATCGAAACCCTGGCCACCGCCCTCAACGGCATCTGCGCCCGTCACCCCGAATGCCGCGATGTGAAACTGGTGCTCGAAAACGTCGCCGGACAGGGGACCAACATCGGCCGCACCCTTGAGGAGCTCAAGGCGATCATCGACCGGCTCAACGAGCCAGAGCGTTTTGCGGTGTGCATCGATACCTGCCACACCTTTGCCGCCGGGTACGACATCAAATCGCAGGAGGGTTGGGAGCGTTTCTGGTCCGACTTCGAGCGGATCCTGGGGCTGAGTCGTCTGGCCGCTTTTCACGTCAACGACTGCAAAAGCGACTTCGCCAGCCGGGTCGACCGCCATGCCTGCCTGGGACGCGGCACTTTGGGGGCCGAGCCTTTTCGGCGCCTGGTCACCGACCCCCGCACCCGCCACATCCCCATGTTTCTTGAGACCCCCACCAACCCCGAGGGGTACGCCAAAGAGATCGCCTGGCTCAAAACGATGGCAGCAAGCGGCGAGATTCCCCCCCTGCCTGAATTGGAGGAGGGGCGGGATGGTTTGTAA
- a CDS encoding thiopurine S-methyltransferase, whose translation MEPSFWENRWREGQIGWHQQSINLHLQQFWPEIAAPQGGVVFVPLCGKSLDMAWLAGQGHRVLGVELSRQAAQDFFAEQGLHPEVTPQGGVTRFEAGEIAILQGDFFALTPADLIGVTAVFDRAALIALPPEMRTRYAAHMATLTPPGTVTLLVGLDYPQSEQPGPPFSVPTSEVVALFGANFEVTPLHEIDLLTETPRYRERGLSRIVEHVSVLRRR comes from the coding sequence ATGGAACCCTCCTTCTGGGAAAACCGCTGGCGCGAAGGGCAGATCGGCTGGCATCAGCAGTCCATCAACCTGCACCTGCAACAGTTCTGGCCCGAAATCGCCGCCCCCCAAGGGGGGGTGGTCTTCGTGCCGCTGTGTGGCAAGAGCCTCGACATGGCTTGGTTGGCTGGGCAGGGGCATCGGGTGTTGGGGGTAGAGCTATCGAGGCAGGCGGCCCAGGACTTCTTCGCCGAGCAGGGCTTGCACCCCGAGGTGACACCCCAAGGGGGGGTAACCCGCTTTGAGGCGGGAGAGATCGCCATTTTGCAGGGGGATTTTTTCGCGTTAACCCCTGCCGACCTCATCGGAGTGACCGCAGTATTCGACCGCGCCGCCCTGATCGCCCTCCCCCCCGAGATGCGCACCCGCTACGCCGCCCACATGGCGACCCTGACTCCCCCCGGCACGGTGACCCTTCTGGTGGGCCTGGATTACCCCCAATCCGAACAACCCGGCCCCCCTTTTTCGGTTCCGACGAGCGAGGTGGTAGCACTGTTTGGCGCCAACTTCGAGGTCACCCCGCTGCACGAAATCGACCTACTCACCGAGACCCCCCGATATCGGGAACGGGGCTTGAGCCGAATCGTCGAGCATGTATCGGTGTTACGGCGACGGTAG